In Drosophila bipectinata strain 14024-0381.07 chromosome 2R, DbipHiC1v2, whole genome shotgun sequence, one genomic interval encodes:
- the LOC108133172 gene encoding calaxin, translating into MGFDTTLDTVENARFTYIYSPLISRMLKDHKLIFKDYELTSIIMVFHKFVLANGPRAKFMTKLQLANMLGFIFELDDMEIVSVIVDRICHSESSPYPDYTPEKYCNVESFLHLFKVYFSRDLQLKMEFAFSVYDRGDKGQLNSEEVGHFVSKYFDNVDEEEAQELRLDMKVLIMQKFDLDKDTFIQAEEYYDVVTRQPRLLEFLGQIYPSNPKMEVIAVCSNILSWFDDSPNPRIISKTESN; encoded by the exons ATGGGTTTCGATACTACTTTGGATACAGTGGAAAATGCTCGTTTTACATATATCTATTCTCCACTTATTAGTCGGATGCTAAAGGATCACAAGCTGATCTTCAAGGACTATGAGCTAACGAGCATCATAATGGTTTTTCACAAATTCGTCCTTGCTAATGGACCCCGTGCCAAATTCATGACGAAGCTGCAGCTGGCGAATATGTTGGGATTCATTTTTGAACTCGATGACATGGAAATTGTCTCTGTTATTGTAGACCGGATTTGTCATTCTGAAAGCTCTCCATATCCCGATTATACACCCGAAAAGTATTGTAATGTGGAATCATTTTTGCACCTTTTCAAGGTATACTTCAGTAGAGATCTACAGCTAAAGATGGAGTTTGCTTTTTCG GTTTATGATCGCGGAGATAAGGGCCAGCTGAATAGCGAAGAAGTCGGacattttgtttcaaaatattttgataacGTCGACGAAGAAGAGGCCCAGGAGCTCCGattg GACATGAAGGTGTTAATAATGCAAAAATTTGATCTGGATAAGGACACTTTTATACAGGCCGAGGAATACTACGATGTGGTGACGCGGCAGCCTAGATTACTGGAATTTCTTGGTCAAATATATCCATCGAATCCTAAGATGGAGGTCATAGCGGTATGCTCAAATATTTTGTCCTGGTTTGATGACTCTCCAAATCCACGGATAATTTCGAAAACAGAATCGAACTAA
- the Samtor gene encoding S-adenosylmethionine sensor upstream of mTORC1, whose protein sequence is MATEEHQRLANIIKSCHESLRQLTKEHGAAAAWQEHTSPQNGSRLAEYAKAMRQLAAIWETNNENVELQARSRIKWAIDYITKYFFTEGIYLQKRQREQRLLESYRTEGQLGDVECQWMEEPPDRLRVLDVGSCFNPFASTPHLEVTALDLCPATADVLQADFLKVEIEPGLEEPELVEGSVRRLPAKHYECVIFSLLLEYMPSAEQRLECCRKAYDLLLPEGILVIVHPDSQHVGKNAHLMKNWRYALAKLGLLRVRFEKLPHISCMVFRKAISRDLAQHWASIHREEGMCEAIRIPQDDN, encoded by the coding sequence ATGGCCACGGAAGAGCATCAACGTCTGgctaatattataaaaagcTGCCATGAAAGTTTACGGCAGCTGACGAAGGAACATGGAGCTGCAGCGGCGTGGCAGGAGCACACAAGTCCTCAGAACGGCAGCCGATTGGCGGAGTACGCCAAGGCCATGCGGCAACTGGCGGCCATATGGGAGACCAACAACGAGAACGTGGAGCTGCAGGCGCGCAGTCGCATAAAGTGGGCCATTGACTATATCACGAAATACTTCTTCACCGAGGGAATTTATCTACAGAAGCGACAACGCGAGCAACGTTTACTCGAATCCTACAGGACAGAAGGACAGTTGGGCGACGTGGAGTGCCAATGGATGGAGGAGCCGCCGGACAGACTACGTGTGCTGGACGTGGGCAGCTGTTTCAACCCCTTCGCTAGCACCCCGCATCTGGAGGTCACAGCCCTGGATCTTTGTCCGGCCACAGCGGATGTCCTCCAAGcggattttttaaaagtagAAATAGAGCCCGGACTAGAAGAGCCTGAACTGGTAGAGGGGAGTGTCAGGAGGCTGCCTGCGAAGCACTACGAGTGCGTAATTTTCAGTCTTTTGTTGGAATACATGCCCAGTGCCGAACAACGGCTGGAATGCTGTCGAAAGGCCTACGACCTCCTCCTGCCCGAAGGCATACTTGTTATTGTGCATCCAGACTCCCAGCATGTGGGTAAAAACGCCCACCTAATGAAAAACTGGCGCTATGCGTTGGCCAAGCTGGGCCTGCTAAGAGTGCGTTTTGAGAAACTTCCGCACATCTCTTGCATGGTTTTCCGGAAAGCCATCAGCCGGGATCTCGCCCAGCACTGGGCAAGCATCCACCGGGAAGAGGGCATGTGCGAAGCCATACGGATACCGCAGGACGACAATTAG
- the LOC108133185 gene encoding uncharacterized protein: MKNKKSRAEKKKNNKKKLWHKKGKASEAATKILRLLTEKDDASNPPTEGPSTSTQPTMPAQSNKVKRRKNRKKTKRLQKNQNGKNDINRELISKLLSSIKKKYQVQNSRTRKKLNFQKKSPAKQTSLPLPTFYQQKKGSQNLLGNVNNTLEDEESIEEILSSDDDCVLIDDSNASINIEDEQPSTSEQIFKDLKYVEDKCREATLRLKAKTDNKVIYSPRSDGDPQEEVNSSCIVLDDSSDTLTDPKTIVKDANQAVIVVDDSIVVEDFIPLSSGNQSEKRIGRKRRSSTNKTPPKKVRTRMNDSLFTKSEKKKLGDYNSNTYNPAAHESQTADAPKSNKRAVIIDGSNVAFAHGRSSIFSSEGIKICIDYFDKMGHNVKAVMPLFRRNASKSSNPELLDQLHKEGKIVFTPCKNIHGQMSISYDDRFILQLAYEMDAAVVSNDNYRDLMGENPAFKKIVESRVLGYSWCDNIFILPKDPYGRWGPTLSEILKC, translated from the exons atgaaaaacaaaaaaagtagagctgagaagaagaaaaataataaaaagaagcTCTGGCACAAGAAGGGAAAAGCTTCTGAAGCAGCTACAAAGATTCTGCGCCTGTTGACTGAAAAAGACGATGCTTCCAACCCACCTACGGAG GGACCATCAACCTCTACACAACCAACAATGCCGGCGCAGTCTAATAAGGTTAAAAGACGAAAAAATAGG aaaaaaacaaaaaggcttCAAAAGaatcaaaatggaaaaaacgatattaatcGTGAACTGATTTCGAAGCTATTGAGCTCAATAAAAAAGAAGTACCAAGTACAAAACTCTCGCACTCGTAAGAAattaaactttcaaaaaaagtCGCCGGCAAAACAAACATCATTGCCCCTACCAACATTTTACCAACAGAAAAAG GGAAGTCAAAATCTATTAGGAAATGTGAATAACACTTTAGAAGATGAGGAGAGTATAGAGGAAATACTGAGCAGTGATGATGACTGTGTATTGATAGACGATTCAAACGCTTCAATAAACATAGAGGATGAACAACCAAGTACAAGCGAACAAATCTTCAAAGATTTGAAGTATGTCGAAGATAAGTGCCGTGAAGCCACTCTGCGTCTAAAGGCAAAAACAGACAACAAAGTTATCTATTCTCCCAGAAGCGATGGGGACCCTCAGGAAGAAGTAAACTCCTCTTGTATTGTTTTGGATGACAGTAGTGACACCTTAACAGATCCTAAAACAATAGTCAAAGATGCTAACCAAGCTGTGATTGTTGTGGATGACTCTATTGTGGTTGAAGATTTCATTCCATTGTCGTCCGGGAACCAAAGCGAGAAGAGAATCGGAAGGAAGAGGAGAAGTTCTACCAATAAAACGCCGCCCAAGAAAGTCAGAACTCGTATGAATGATAGTCTTTTTACAAAGTCCGAGAAGAAAAAACTAGGTGATTATAATAGCAACACTTACAATCCCGCGGCTCATGAAAGTCAAACTGCTGACGCCCCAAAGTCCAATAAACGAGCCGTCATAATTGATGGAAGCAATGTGGCCTTTGC CCATGGCAGATCGAGCATATTCTCGAGCGAGGGTATCAAAATCTGTATCGATTACTTTGACAAAATGGGGCACAATGTCAAGGCTGTAATGCCATTGTTTCGGAGAAACGCCAGTAAATCCTCAAATCCAGAGTTACTTGATCAGCTGCACAAGGAGGGCAAGATTGTTTTTACTCCGTGCAAAAACATACATGGCCAGATGTCCATCAGTTACGATGATCG CTTTATATTGCAGCTGGCATATGAGATGGATGCGGCAGTCGTATCCAATGACAACTACAGAGACTTAATGGGGGAAAATCCAGCGTTTAAAAAGATTGTGGAATCTCGGGTCTTGGGATATTCGTGGTGCgacaatatttttattctgcCTAAGGATCCATACGGGCGCTGGGGACCTACCCTATCTGAAATTTTGAAATGTTAG
- the LOC108133186 gene encoding uncharacterized protein isoform X2 codes for MAPVINGTASTISSTLAPLLNTTAHYNTTREVLNTTLIPSPIVPTISSGTWNNGGYGWSGVYYYWYPSYILYIVLVFMFVIAFPLAVIMSSAKRKREAAARNLAQQRQRARRQMEIQVTNNNCNGSSGSSGGADPACGNAQDITVLPKTLDLPPSYDEAAFSDRKQDSTLTIATCLEASNPNLAAGGTNEPPPVYEANVTTTTTTTFLVNGQPPVL; via the exons atggcacCTGTCATCAACGGCACGGCCAGCACTATTTCGAGTACACTTGCTCCGTTGTTGAATACAACAGCTCACTACAATACCACCCGGGAGGTACTTAATACTACATTGATCCCTTCTCCAATTGTTCCAACCATCTCCTCCGGAACGTGGAACAATGGCGGTTACGGATGGAGTGGAGTGTACTACTACTGGTATCCCAGTTACATCCTCTACATTGTGCTGGTCTTCATGTTTGTCATCGCCTTTCCCCTGGCCGTGATCATG AGCTCGGCAAAGCGCAAGCGTGAAGCAGCTGCCAGAAATCTTGCCCAGCAAAGACAACGAG CCCGTCGCCAAATGGAAATTCAAGTCAcaaacaacaactgcaacGGCAGCTCCGGAAGTTCTGGCGGAGCCGATCCTGCTTGCGGAAATGCCCAGGATATCACAGTTCTACCCAAGACCCTGGATCTGCCGCCCAGTTATGATGAAGCAGCCTTTAGTGACCGAAAGCAGGACAGCACCTTGACCATTGCCACCTGTCTGGAGGCCAGTAACCCGAATCTGGCTGCAGGAGGCACCAACGAACCTCCTCCGGTCTACGAGGCAAATGTAACAACCACGACTACCACCACTTTCTTGGTGAATGGACAGCCTCCAGTGCTGTAA
- the LOC108133187 gene encoding uncharacterized protein, producing the protein METIWQKACAHHDVPEQVAKEWYSRIQEHLSAKSPSRAYHNWQEMMQRKVTHLASVKNPNIVLAAFFQYYHFDGNRSCAEQNCEVFEEFCNDAVIEDDHAKSLVCNLLGRKSPDNELTWDHDEEANLLQDVDLVVLAAPPEEYKNYTTLLRSEYANLDDANYKAMRIKVLETLLLIPCIYATDEYRDKYEELARANIRTEISELKQQK; encoded by the exons ATGGAGACGATCTGGCAGAAGGCTTGCGCCCACCACGATGTTCCGGAGCAGGTTGCAAAGGAATGGTATTCCCGCATTCAGGAGCACCTAAGTGCCAAAAGCCCATCGCGCGCCTACCACAATTGGCAGGAGATGATGCAGCGCAAGGTGACACACCTGGCTAGCGTCAAGAATCCAAACATCGTACTGGCCGCCTTTTTCCAGTACTACCATTTCGATGGGAATCGCAGCTGCGCGGAGCAGAACTGTGAGGTGTTTGAGGAATTCTGTAACGATGCCGTCATCGAAGAC GACCACGCCAAAAGTCTCGTGTGCAATCTGCTGGGACGAAAATCCCCCGACAACGAACTGACCTGGGATCACGACGAGGAAGCAAATTTATTGCAAGATGTGGATCTTGTGGTGCTAGC GGCCCCGCCGGAGGAGTATAAAAACTACACAACTCTATTGCGCTCCGAGTATGCTAATCTCGATGATGCCAACTACAAGGCCATGCGAATCAAGGTGCTGGAGACGTTGCTACTGATACCCTGTATCTATGCTACGGACGAGTATCGGGATAAGTACGAGGAGTTGGCACGTGCCAATATTCGCACCGAGATCAGCGAACTAAAGCAGCAAAAGTAG
- the LOC108133170 gene encoding uncharacterized protein has translation MKLEELLTKGSSSPPEDDDEDEKVEPKPQKTSSEGEGAENAEDANEDAGEKEGAGGKKKGTRKKRSLNWEEAERGLLLEVIKSKVAFVENRSVDAKSIKAKRLAWSQITKQFNALNFRHRLLEQIQVQWRSMKNSAKREHQQKHPKSDALEGMRMIEFMEEMQKDPVSSRSQTRANTNGAIKKELLDIDEDEDMPLAALPNSTNASEDTLQTSTIAIPSPPPSTAGGDGDSQQEGAPAAQQPAQRRKRAKAKPSPLGLKTEASAETGEENEKVSPPQRKRRQRNLSQAQSLLSDENEASNSVAPSNTFSLAATTAVEASNQSVELVSTAELEQKYRQELFKLLKQARLAEIDYARREHEQKLRFEQMEQDIKLAYYRQEQDLKLRHMREEHDIRLRQQRREHEARLGVYASKGSGLNENGNGSIQEQGSSSKCNAKVDYNNVHEIGQAPLGTPPSTNAEGALAACN, from the exons atgaagCTGGAAGAGCTGCTAACAAAAGGATCGTCCTCGCCGCCggaggacgacgacgaggacgagAAGGTGGAGCCGAAGCCCCAAAAGACCAGCAGCGAAGGGGAGGGGGCAGAGAACGCCGAGGATGCTAACGAGGATGCTGGTGAAAAGGAAGGCGCGGGAGGAAAAAAGAAAGGCACCCGAAAAAAACGCTCCCTAAACTGGGAGGAGGCTGAGCGGGGGCTGCTGCTGGAGGTCATCAAGTCGAAGGTGGCCTTCGTGGAGAACCGCAGTGTGGACGCCAAGAGCATAAAAGCTAAGCGCCTGGCTTGGTCCCAGATCACCAAGCA GTTTAATGCCCTGAACTTCCGGCACAGGCTCCTTGAGCAGATTCAAGTGCAGTGGCGCAGCATGAAAAATTCTGCAAAGCGGGAGCATCAACAGAAGCACCCAAAATCGGATGCGCTGGAGGGCATGCGCATGATCGAGTTCATGGAGGAGATGCAGAAGGATCCGGTCAGCTCCCGCAGCCAGACTCGAGCCAACACGAATGGTGCGATTAAAAAGGAGCTTCTCGATATTGACGAGGACGAGGATATGCCCTTGGCCGCATTGCCCAACTCCACAAATGCCAGCGAGGATACGTTGCAGACCTCCACTATTGCCATACCGTCGCCCCCACCGTCGACTGCTGGAGGAGATGGAGACTCTCAACAGGAAGGTGCTCCCGCCGCCCAGCAGCCCGCACAGCGTCGAAAACGGGCCAAGGCCAAGCCATCACCGTTGGGTCTTAAAACCGAAGCCTCCGCCGAAACGGGTGAAGAGAACGAAAAGGTATCACCTCCACAGCGAAAACGACGGCAAAGAAAT CTTTCCCAGGCCCAGTCACTGCTCTCCGACGAAAACGAAGCTTCCAATAGCGTTGCCCCATCCAACACGTTTTCCCTAGCTGCCACAACAGCGGTGGAGGCCAGTAACCAGTCTGTGGAGCTCGTCAGCACTGCAGAACTCGAGCAAAAGTACAGACAGGAATTGTTTAAGCTGCTCAAGCAAGCCCGCCTGGCCGAGATCGACTATGCCCGGAGGGAGCACGAGCAGAAACTGCGTTTTGAGCAGATGGAGCAGGATATCAAACTGGCCTACTACCGACAAGAGCAGGACCTGAAGCTGAGGCACATGCGGGAGGAGCATGACATTCGGCTGCGGCAGCAACGTCGGGAGCATGAAGCGCGTCTGGGTGTCTACGCCTCGAAGGGAAGTGGACTGAATGAAAACGGCAACGGGAGCATACAGGAGCAGGGCTCCTCGTCGAAGTGCAATGCCAAAGTGGACTACAACAATGTTCATGAAATCGGACAGGCGCCTTTGGGGACACCACCGTCGACTAATGCAGAAGGGGCGCTGGCCGCCTGCAATTAG
- the LOC108133167 gene encoding transcription factor grauzone, with protein sequence MTACVLCQDSTDAIFNLCSEEGVRLNIRDIISKHFSFFELPSTGSDVEAICRPCWTCVTSFDELYQKVFKLHQMGGDAKSVPIVFCGESEPINPLFTLEVDALAEGFFAPNEVKVEVNELEPLPKLELLEDPVDTESKSGNKRTRSQAECPSQPKRRIKNEQPVDSESDVPLSVYLETAPLRRSTRRGRPPKAKPEPPPSSPKKECLSEEEPENDMNDTEFEPPEAVLGTDDSSPSSSDSSGEDSDNSLPDIEPEERYAEIPKRVVVKPKKYRKREKPLVPPVRMSRAEIERRKQQQDEYDEVILGFFKKLPCSICNLLVQNFGDMRRHLRMSHNIESGYIMCCGRKFHLRKGLAEHVMVHRNPDHFMCSQCGRVFPDSRALEVHEQTHINPEVKTEPKDKPIYQCDKCPKSFITKAAIEYHRISKHVPKSEFKYSCPECNKKIPTERKLKEHMRYMHDPESAIICDKCGKTLRSQTTLKKHHELEHSDVPRRKPDPVQCEICGTWLRHLSGLKQHMNTVHEPPGGEHRCHICNKTSTNSRALKRHIYHNHLCERKFKCGMCDKAFKRPQDLREHTSTHTGEVLYTCPNCPMTFFSNANMYKHRQRLHRAEWEADRKKPLPPNIMKISQGATTAMKKRQTSSGVFPQSEQKQ encoded by the exons ATGACAGCTTGCGTTTTATGCCAGGATAGCACCGACGCCATCTTCAACCTATGTTCCGAAGAGGGCGTCCGGCTTAACATAAGGGACATCATATCCAAgcacttttcattttttgaa TTGCCTAGTACAGGCAGCGATGTGGAGGCTATTTGTCGGCCGTGCTGGACATGCGTCACCAGCTTCGACGAACTGTACCAAAAGGTATTTAAGCTGCATCAGATGGGCGGTGACGCGAAAAGCGTTCCCATCGTGTTTTGTGGGGAATCGGAGCCTATCAATCCACTGTTCACCCTGGAAGTGGATGCCCTAGCCGAGGGATTTTTCGCTCCCAACGAAGTGAAAGTGGAGGTGAACGAATTGGAACCCCTCCCAAAACTGGAACTCCTCGAAGACCCCGTTGATACAGAATCCAAGTCAGGCAACAAGCGGACCAGATCTCAAGCGGAGTGCCCCTCACAACCAAAGCGTCGCATTAAAAACGAACAGCCCGTGGACAGTGAATCGGATGTTCCATTATCGGTGTATCTGGAGACAGCTCCGCTCAGAAGAAGCACTAGGCGTGGACGGCCACCCAAGGCCAAACCAGAACCACCCCCTTCTTCGCCCAAAAAGGAGTGCCTTTCAGAAGAAGAGCCTGAAAACGATATGAATGACACAGAATTTGAGCCGCCGGAAGCTGTTTTGGGTACCGATGACAGTAGCCCTTCCAGCAGCGACAGCAGTGGCGAAGATTCGGATAACAGCCTGCCAGACATTGAGCCAGAGGAACGGTATGCTGAGATTCCCAAGCGGGTTGTAGTCAAACCCAAGAAGTATAGAAAACGTGAAAAGCCGCTTGTTCCGCCTGTACGAATGAGTCGTGCGGAGATCGAGCGACGAAAGCAGCAACAGGACGAATATGATGAGGTTATTCTGGGATTTTTCAAGAAGCTTCCCTGTTCCATTTGCAATCTTCTTGTGCAGAATTTTGGCGACATGCGACGACATCTGCGCATGTCCCACAACATTGAGTCGGGATATATCATGTGCTGCGGAAGGAAGTTCCACTTACGCAAAGGGCTGGCGGAACATGTGATGGTACACAGGAACCCAGATCACTTTATGTGCTCGCAGTGCGGGCGGGTGTTCCCAGACTCGCGAGCTTTGGAAGTACACGAGCAGACGCACATAAATCCCGAGGTGAAAACGGAACCCAAGGACAAACCCATTTACCAGTGCGATAAGTGCCCAAAGAGTTTTATCACCAAGGCGGCCATCGAGTACCACAGAATCTCCAAACATGTGCCCAAGTCCGAGTTCAAGTATTCCTGTCCAGAGTGCAATAAGAA AATACCCACTGAGCGAAAATTAAAGGAGCACATGCGGTACATGCACGACCCCGAATCGGCTATCATCTGCGATAAGTGCGGCAAGACACTGCGTTCCCAAACGACTCTCAAGAAACATCACGAATTGGAACATTCCGACGTACCGCGACGTAAACCCGATCCCGTGCAATGCGAGATTTGTGGCACCTGGCTGCGGCATCTCTCTGGACTGAAACAGCATATGAACACGGTCCACGAGCCGCCGGGTGGCGAGCACCGTTGTCACATATGCAACAAGACCTCCACTAACTCCAGAGCCCTCAAGAGGCACATCTACCACAACCACCTCTGCGAGCGCAAGTTCAAGTGCGGTATGTGTGACAAGGCCTTCAAGCGCCCACAGGATTTAAGG GAACACACTTCCACGCACACCGGTGAGGTGCTTTATACCTGTCCCAACTGCCCCATGACCTTCTTTTCCAACGCTAACATGTACAAACATCGCCAACGGCTCCACCGTGCCGAATGGGAGGCGGACCGAAAGAAACCGCTGCCGCCGAACATAATGAAAATTTCACAGGGCGCTACCACAGCGATGAAGAAGCGCCAGACCAGCAGCGGCGTGTTCCCACAGTCGGAACAGAAGCAATAG
- the LOC108133186 gene encoding uncharacterized protein isoform X1 — MDSLGAILLILFVLSFLLFLLRVLLITCRSYTMSQRLKGENARRQMEIQVTNNNCNGSSGSSGGADPACGNAQDITVLPKTLDLPPSYDEAAFSDRKQDSTLTIATCLEASNPNLAAGGTNEPPPVYEANVTTTTTTTFLVNGQPPVL; from the exons ATGGATAGCCTGGGCGCCATCCTTCTGATTTTGTTCGTCCTCAGCTTTCTGCTATTTCTGTTGCGC GTGCTGCTGATTACCTGTCGCTCCTACACCATGTCGCAGCGCCTCAAAGGGGAGAACG CCCGTCGCCAAATGGAAATTCAAGTCAcaaacaacaactgcaacGGCAGCTCCGGAAGTTCTGGCGGAGCCGATCCTGCTTGCGGAAATGCCCAGGATATCACAGTTCTACCCAAGACCCTGGATCTGCCGCCCAGTTATGATGAAGCAGCCTTTAGTGACCGAAAGCAGGACAGCACCTTGACCATTGCCACCTGTCTGGAGGCCAGTAACCCGAATCTGGCTGCAGGAGGCACCAACGAACCTCCTCCGGTCTACGAGGCAAATGTAACAACCACGACTACCACCACTTTCTTGGTGAATGGACAGCCTCCAGTGCTGTAA
- the Adck1 gene encoding aarF domain-containing kinase 1, with protein MLLRRFLGYGVLGAGLASAGWSLHTNDYDPNSLGIVRLSRSAAAVVDVALTYKRELYYREWDKTTPEYKAEKSRVHKIAAEKLLELICTNKGVYIKVGQHIGALEYLLPKEFVQTMKVLHSNAPQNPIEDLYKVIRQDLRCNPEDIFDSFEQEPLGTASLAQVHKARLKTGEVVAVKVQHPYVKGNSRVDMKTMEMAVNVLARIFPDFKIHWLVEESKKNLPIELDFLNEGRNAEKVAKQFEKFSWLRVPKIYWKLSSSRVLVMEYLEGGHVTDLDYIRKNKIDTFAVANRIGQLYSEMIFRTGFVHSDPHPGNILVRRTPQDGMEIVLLDHGLYANLTDKFRYDYSKLWLSILNVDRKAMRLHSEQLGIKGDLYGLFACMVTGRPWETVMQGLTKVKYSKDEKNTLQNNTSLVLPHISDVLEQVDRQMLLILKTNDLIRGIESTLRTQNRMTAFWVMSKCCVQSSYAEQRAQKTASGSSGIFWLRLRERWELLKLNCYYLYLGLINLGFLEALKQVI; from the exons ATGCTGTTGCGGCGCTTTCTGGGCTACGGCGTACTCGGCGCTGGCTTGGCCTCTGCCGGCTGGAGTCTGCATACCAATGACTACGATCCCAACTCGCTGGGCATCGTGCGGCTTTCCCGATCCGCCGCCGCCGTCGTAGACGTGGCGCTCACCTACAAGCGGGAACTTTACTACAGGGAATGGGACAAGACAACACCGGAGTACAAGGCGGAAAAGAGTCGTGTTCACAAAATTGCGGCTGAAAAGTTACTGGAGCTGATCTGCACCAACAAAGGCGTCTACATTAAAGTGGGTCAACACATCGGTGCTCTGGAATACCTTTTACCCAAGGAGTTCGTTCAGACAATGAAGGTTCTGCACTCGAATGCACCACAAAATCCTATTGAAGATCTGTACAAGGTAATTCGGCAGGATCTGCGCTGCAATCCGGAGGACATCTTTGACAGCTTCGAGCAGGAGCCGCTGGGAACCGCCTCTCTAGCTCAAGTGCACAAGGCGCGTCTGAAGACCGGAGAGGTGGTGGCCGTAAAAGTGCAACATCCGTACGTGAAAGGAAACTCTCGGGTAGACATGAAAACCATGGAGATGGCGGTCAATGTTCTGGCGCGAATATTCCCCGACTTCAAGATCCACTGGTTGGTGGAGGAGTCCAAGAAGAATCTACCCATTGAGCTTGACTTTCTGAACGAAGGACGCAATGCCGAGAAAGTGGCCAAGCAGTTCGAGAAATTCTCATGGTTGCGGGTGCCTAAGATCTATTGGAAACTAAGCTCTTCTCGCGTCTTGGTTATGGAGTATCTGGAAGGTGGCCATGTGACGGACTTGGACTATATTCGGAAAAATAAGATCGATACCTTTGCGGTGGCGAATCGAATTGGACAGCTGTACTCCGAGATGATTTTCAGAACTGGATTTGTGCACAGCGACCCGCATCCGGGAAACATTTTGGTGCGTCGGACGCCGCAGGACGGTATGGAGATAGTCCTGCTAGACCATGGACTGTATGCCAATCTGACAGACAAGTTTCGATATGATTATTCTAAGCTCTGGCTGAGTATCCTCAACGTGGACCGCAAGGCCATGCGACTGCATAGCGAGCAACTGGGAATCAAG GGAGATCTGTATGGTCTGTTTGCCTGCATGGTGACGGGGCGGCCTTGGGAAACGGTCATGCAAGGACTCACCAAAGTCAAGTATTCCAAAGATGAG AAAAACACACTGCAAAACAATACCTCGCTAGTGCTGCCACACATATCCGATGTGCTGGAGCAAGTAGACCGACAGATGCTGCTCATCCTCAAGACAAACGACCTGATCCGTGGCATTGAGTCCACACTACGCACCCAGAACCGGATGACCGCCTTCTGGGTAATGTCCAAGTGTTGTGTTCAATCGTCATATGCCGAACAGCGAGCCCAGAAAACTGCATCCGGCTCGTCGGGTATATTTTGGCTGAGGCTCCGTGAACGATGGGAGCTGCTCAAACTGAACTGTTACTACCTCTACCTGGGACTGATTAATTTGGGTTTCCTCGAAGCACTTAAACAGGTTATTTAG